Proteins co-encoded in one Prosthecodimorpha staleyi genomic window:
- the secE gene encoding preprotein translocase subunit SecE codes for MAKTNPFMFLQQVRDEVAKVTWPTRNETAITTVMVFVMATIAAIFFLVADQVMGWAVSLILGLGR; via the coding sequence ATGGCCAAGACGAATCCTTTCATGTTTCTGCAGCAGGTCCGCGACGAGGTTGCCAAGGTCACTTGGCCGACCCGTAACGAGACCGCCATCACCACCGTCATGGTGTTCGTGATGGCGACGATCGCGGCCATCTTCTTTCTCGTCGCCGATCAGGTGATGGGATGGGCCGTCAGTTTGATTCTCGGCCTCGGCCGTTGA